The sequence GTTACCAATAGCGGAGAAGTGGGTCGCACCTACGAGCATGACGAGATATTTGTGTGAATTCGCCAACCAGGAGAATGGTAGGATCTGTTCATATAATGCTGGTGCAACGGTGTCATCACTGCTACCGACAACCATGACGGGGATTCGCACTTGGCTTAAGCCAGCTTTGCCGAAGATGGAGCTAGTAATGGGATTAACAGCGATCGCTGCTTTAACTCTGCTATCTTGCAAGTTATCTTCTTGACCTGGGTTATTGTTATCCAAGGTTAAAGCGCGACACTGGAGTAATAAGGACATATTCCAGGTGCTTTGCAGCGCTTGTGGTTGACAGTCTTGCTGGAGTTGCTCGAAATTAATTTTAGCGCCTGCTAAGGCTAAGGCTGTATATCCACCTAAAGATTGACCGAAGACTCCGACTTGTTGCAGATTTAACCGACCTTTGAATTGTGAGCCAGACTGGTTGTTTTTCTCTAGTTGGTCAAGAATATATTTGACATCTAGGGGTCTGTCGCGGAATTCGTTTGGTTGTGCTGCTTCGCCGGCTTGTTTATTGAGTAGCGATCGCAGTTGTTGGGTATTGCTACCGGGATGAGTGGGAACGGCGACGGCGAATCCGTGGGAAGCTAGATGAGTTGCTAAATATTGAAAGTTGCTACTGTCTGTCCCCAAACCGTGAGAAATGACGATGACAGGCGCTGGACTTTTGAGGTTGGGAAGATAAATATCGGTTAATAATAACCTGCCACGTGTGGCATCGAAAAGCTTGAGTGTCTTTGTTTGCAGCTTAAACTTTCCCGGACGCCGCAAATCTGGTAATTTGGCAAACTTTGTTGCTGCTTGAGTGATAGTAGCTTCTATATCGGATTTTTTAGTAACTGTAGCGATCGCTTGACTGGTTTCATGTACCAATTTTTCTAATTCTGCAGCTATTCCCAAACTATGTGCTAAATCAATGTCCAGAATTCTGGTAGGATACTTTCGTAACAAATTTAATAACGTTAGTCCTTCTGGTTCCGCAGACGCCGAAATCAACGCCGATCTTAAAGCGTCGAACTTTGGCTGTGGTTGCGAAGGTTTATCTTGAATTACTTGCGCTAATCGTCGCAAAAGAAATTCGCCTTGGGGTGTATGCAGAAATTGTGCTACTACCACCGGGCTAACTTTCACCGGGGTGCGTAAAATTCGCTTTAATTCGGCGAGCTGTGTTGGTGATAGATATTGCTGATAGGTGGCTAATTCTTTGTCAATTACACCCGTCTTGGCATAGTTTTCTAAAGAATTAACTGAAATAGCAAAATCTAAGGCTGAATAAGATGCATGAATGCGTTCTGCTGCAATTACAGAATTATTAATTCCTAATGTAGGTAGCAGTACTGACAGA is a genomic window of Fortiea contorta PCC 7126 containing:
- a CDS encoding alpha/beta hydrolase; the protein is MISLFGNWASPLKKFPLSLVLSVLLPTLGINNSVIAAERIHASYSALDFAISVNSLENYAKTGVIDKELATYQQYLSPTQLAELKRILRTPVKVSPVVVAQFLHTPQGEFLLRRLAQVIQDKPSQPQPKFDALRSALISASAEPEGLTLLNLLRKYPTRILDIDLAHSLGIAAELEKLVHETSQAIATVTKKSDIEATITQAATKFAKLPDLRRPGKFKLQTKTLKLFDATRGRLLLTDIYLPNLKSPAPVIVISHGLGTDSSNFQYLATHLASHGFAVAVPTHPGSNTQQLRSLLNKQAGEAAQPNEFRDRPLDVKYILDQLEKNNQSGSQFKGRLNLQQVGVFGQSLGGYTALALAGAKINFEQLQQDCQPQALQSTWNMSLLLQCRALTLDNNNPGQEDNLQDSRVKAAIAVNPITSSIFGKAGLSQVRIPVMVVGSSDDTVAPALYEQILPFSWLANSHKYLVMLVGATHFSAIGNGNIANQPTGLHSQVIGDHPAQARQYINALSLPFFQTHVVNATQYTPYLNATYAKAISTQPLSLSLVKSLSINELIQALNADLKAGKATNKASSNSIVNFGFWMLDIGVALLHVMIFL